Below is a window of Saccharomonospora viridis DSM 43017 DNA.
GGCGACGTTCCTCTCGGATTGGCTCGCCGAACTGGAACAGGCCCAACGGGTCGGGATCTCCGACGCGGCGGGACTGTTGCACGGTCTGGTCACGCAGGTCTCACCACTGGCCATGATCGCGCTGTTGTTGGTCCCACTCAGCTACCTCGTGCTGTGGCGCACTCGGTTCGGGCTGCGGTTGCGGTCGTGCGGGGAGAACCCGGTGGCGGCCGAATCGCTCGGGGTCAACGTGTACGTGCACAAGTACCTGGCCCTGCTGATCTCCGGGGGACTCGCGGGAATGGGCGGTGCGTCCCTGGTGCTGCTGGCCGGCGGGGCCGACTACCTGGAGAACCAGACCAACGGCCGCGGTTACATCGGACTCGCGGCGATGATCTTCGGTAACTGGCGGCCCGGCGGCCTGCTGGGTGGTGCGGCGCTTTTCGGTTACTCCGACGGTCTCCAGCTGTCGGCGGGCGGGGAGGCCGTGCTCGCGCTCTGCTACGGCGCGGTGCTGCTGCTCGCCGTGATCGCGGTGGTGCAACTGGTGCGGCGCCGGTGGCTGGCCGCCGCGTTGTCCGCTGTGGCCGCCGGGGTCCTGTATTACGTTTACTGGGCCAACGACGAGTTGCCGCGCGAGCTGATCCCCTACACGCCGCACTTCGTGACGATCATCATCTTGGCCGTGGCCGCACAGAAGCTGCGTCCGCCGAAGGCGATCGGCAAGCGGTACCGGCGTGGGGAGGATGACTGAGGATGAGTGCGGAGGTGACGGCGGACGACTGGGAGCGGCTGCGTTCCGAGGCGGTGGCGGCGGCACGGAAGGCGTACGCGCCGTACTCCGGTTTGCAGGTCGGTTCCGCCGCTTTGACCGACGACGGGCGGATCGTCACCGGATGCAATGTGGAGAACGCCTCCTATCCGGTGGGACTGTGCGCCGAGGCCACGATGAGCGGGCAGTTGCGGTTGTCCGGTGGTGGCCGGTTCGTCGCGGTGACCTGCCGTTCCGGCGAGGGGGAGCCGTTGATGCCCTGTGGTCGTTGCCGGCAGCTGTTGTTCGAGTTCGGCGGGCCCGGATGTCTGGTCGACACCCCGCGCGGGGTGCAGCCGATGTCCGAGGTACTGCCCCAGGCGTTCGGCCCTGAGGACCTGCCGTCATGACGGGCGAACCATTCGCCGCGGTCGATGTCATCAGGACCAAACGCGACGGTGCGGCGTTGAGCGACGAACAGATCCGTTGGGTCGTCGACGCCTACACGCGTGGCGTGGTCGCCGATGAGCAGATGGCGGCGTTGGCCATGGCGATCCTGCTGCGCGGGATGGACCGGGCCGAGATCGCGTGCTGGACCGGCGCCATGATCGACTCGGGGGAGCGGCTGTCGCTGCGTTGTTCCCGACCGCTCGTGGACAAGCATTCGACCGGCGGCGTCGGCGACAAGATCACGTTGCCGTTGGCGCCGCTCGTGGCGACGTGTGGGGCCGCCGTGCCGCAGCTGTCCGGACGCGGACTCGGCCACACCGGCGGCACGTTGGACAAACTGGAGGCCATCCCGGGATGGCGGGCCGAATTGTCGGCCGACGAGATCAGCCGTCAGCTGGAGGACGTGGGTGCCGTCGTCTGTGCCACGACCCCGACGTTGGCGCCCGCCGACCGCAAGCTGTACGCGTTGCGCGACGTCACCGCCACCGTCGACTCGGTACCGCTGATCGCGAGCTCGATCATGAGCAAGAAGATCGCCGAGGGTGTGGATCGGCTGGTGCTCGACGTCAAAACCGGCTCCGGGGCGTTCATGAAGACCCGTGAGCAGGCCCGGGAACTGGCCACGACCCTGGTCGAGATCGGCGCCGCTCACGGGGTGGCCACCACGGCCGTGCTGACCGCCATGGACACCCCCTTGGGGTCCGCCGTCGGCAACGCCGTCGAGGTGGCCGAGGCCGTGGACGTCCTTCGGGGAGGCGGTCCCGCGGACGTCGTCGAACTCACCGTGGCCCTGGCCCGCGAGATGTTGGCGCTCGCGGGATTGTCCGATGTCGACCCGGCACGTGTACTCGCCTCGGGTCAGGCGTACGAGACCTGGTGCCGCATGATCCGCGCACAGGGCGGTGATCCCGAGGCGGCACTGCCCGAACCCGCTCACGTGCACGTCGTGGAGGCCTCCGAGGCGGGCACCATGACGCGGCTGGACGCCTACGGCGTGGGTGTGGTCGCGTGGCGGTTGGGAGCGGGCAGGGCCCGCAAGGACGACCCCGTGCAGCCGGCCGCGGGCGTGCGGTGTCTGGTCAAGCCGGGGCAGCGGGTCGAAGTCGGCCAGCCGCTGTTCGAACTGCACACCGACACTCCCGAGGCCGTGGCGGCGGTTCTGCCGACGTTGCGGGCCGCGTACGACATCGACGGACACGAAACAGCCCCCGCCGCCTTGCAGGCGCGCGGGGGCGTCGTACTGGAGCGGGTGGTGAGCGGCGCGTCGGGGTGAGCCGCCCGGCCGCCCCACCACCCGGGTGTCTCAAGTGGTGCTCAGTCGTCGGAGTCGACGTCCGCCCCGGACTTCGACTTCGCGTCCGAGCCCTTGGCGGACCTGCCGTTGCGGCGCCGAGGCTGTCGCGGCGTGGGCGGGGCCGAGATCGCGGGCTGCGGCGCCGGGCCACCACCCAGCATCAGCTCCGCGAACGTGGCCATCGCCTCGTCGAGCTGGCCGCCGATGCGCCGCTCGGATTCCTCGTTGCTCCTGCGCACCACAGCCGCGAAGTGCTCGTTGTCCGGCTGCTGCGCCAACGTGTCCTCGACCTTCGACAGTCCCGACTTGATCGAGCCGTCGAGGTCGCCCAGCTGGGCGCCGACGTTCTCCTCGACCTTGTCGAGACGGGCCGACAGCGCGTCGAGCCTGTCGCCCAACTGTTCCAGCCGCTCGTTCAGCGTGTCGAGTCGAGCGGACGGGTCGAACGTCTCGGCGGTGTCGGTCATCGCCGAGCGCAGCGTGTCGGTGCTCGCGGTGATCCGCTCCTTGGAGTCGGAGTCGAGGCGTTCGACCCGCTCCTTGAGCGTCGTCTCCAACGTGTCGATGCGTTCGCGCAGCGGACCCTGTACCGCCGCCGGAACCGCGTCGAGCTTGGTGTCCTGCTTGTCGAGGTGGTTGCCCAACTCGTCCAGCCTGCGGTGGATGTTGGCGAGTTTGTCCTCGAGGCCGTCCATCCGGCCGGCGACACCCTCGAAGCGGGCCGCGACCCCATCGAGTCGGCCGTCCAGTTGCCCGAACGGTTTGGCGAGCTTGTCGACGATCGCCTCCACCGACCGCGCGAGGTCGGCCAGCGCGTTGTCCTGTGCCTCCAAGCGGGTCATGGCCTCGTCGAGGCGTTCCGCGAGGACACTCATCTCGGTCCGGTCGGGCAGCTCGGAGAGCCGCTTACGGACGGCGCCGAGCGAGTCCACCGGCGCGAGCCGCGCGTAGATGTCGTCCAGCGCGTCGAAGATCTGCTGCTGTTCGCTTTCTCGGACCTCGGCCGCGCGCACCAACATGTTGCGCATCCGGTCGAAGGACGGGGCTGCGAGGTGATTGTCAGTCGTCACTGCGGTTGTCCTTCATCGGCGGGAAAAGATGGGACGTGATCGGCAGCCTAGCGATTGGTCAACTGCGGAGGGTATCGACCCCATGGCGTAACCGTATGACGTGCAACTCCGATGGTTGGATAACAAAGTGGTCACTATGTCGAGGTTCGAGTACGGAATGAGACTTCGCCCCCGAAACGGGCGATGATCGGGCATCGTTCGGATGTCACGCCGACCGTCCGAGGGGCACAGGTACCGTCGACGCATGTCGACGCGAACCGTTCCGACTCTGCAAGAACTCCGTGACGCGCCGAAGGTGCTCCTCCACGACCACCTGGACGGCGGCCTTCGGCCGGGCACAGTCGTCGAACTGGCCGAGGAAACCGGCTACGACGGGCTGCCCACCACCGACGTCGGCGAACTGAGCCGATGGTTCAAAACGGCGGCCGACTCCGGCTCCCTGGAAAGCTATCTGGAGACCTTCGCGCACACCTGTGGCGTCATGCAGACCGAGGAGGCGCTGTCGCGGGTCGCCGCCGAATGTGTCGAGGACCTGGCCGACGACGGCGTCGTCTACGCCGAGGTGCGCTATGCGCCTGAGCTGTTCGTCGAACGTGGACTGTCGCTGGAAGCCGTGGTGGAGGCCGTACAGGACGGGTTCGACCGCGGTCGCAAGGCCGCGGCCGAACGTGGGCGGAACATCCGGGTCGGGCAGTTGCTGTGTGCCATGCGGCAGCACGCGCGGGCCCGGGAGGTCGCCGACCTGACCGTGCGTTACCGCGACCGCGGTGTCGTCGGATTCGACATCGCCGGCCCCGAGGCGGGCTACCCGCCCACCCGGAACCTGGATGCCTTCGAGTTCCTGCGGGAGAACAACGCCCACTTCACGATCCACGCGGGTGAGGCGTTCGGGCTGGCCTCGATCTGGGAGGCCATCCAGCACTGCGGCGCCGAACGTCTCGGACACGGTGTGCGCATCGTCGACGACATCACCACGAGCGAGGACGGCGAGGTCTCACTCGGCAGGCTCGCCGCCTACGTCCGCGATCGTCGGATCCCCCTGGAGGTGTGTCCGTCGTCGAACGTGCAGACCGGTGCGGCCCCCTCGATCGCCGAACATCCGATCGGGCTGCTGGCGAAACTGCGGTTCCGGGTCACGGTCAACACCGACAACAGGTTGATGAGTGACTGCACGGTGTCATCGGAGTTCGCCGCCTTGGTCGACGCGTTCGGTTTCGACTGGGCCGATGTGCAGTGGTGCACGATCAACGCGATGAAGTCGGCGTTCATCTCCTTCGACGAGCGGCTCGACATCATCAACAACATCATCAAGCCCTGGTACGCCGAACGCGTGTGAGGGCCGCGGACCGCCGCCGCCGGCGTGCGCGTGCCGTCGCCGGGGACGCGGTGCCGTAGTGGGCGCACGGGACGAGTGATCGACTCGTGCTCCCCCCCGGCCCGCGATCCGCTGTGTCGGTGTCCGGGCTCGTCGCCGTCTTCCCGGTCGCTTGCGGTGTGGCTCCCCTCCGTCGCCGCTGCACAGCGAGCGGGGAAGGCGGCCACACCGCGTGTGCGACGCTCCGGCGGTGTCGATCGGGGTCTCAGTTGAGGTGTAGGCGGTTCTCGAACGAGTCGACGAGGTTGCGCCACGCCTGCTGTTCGGCGTCGAACGGCGGACTCGGGGTGAGCCTGGTCGGATCGGGACGCAGCACGAACGACACCAGCCAGCCCAACCTCTCGGAGGTCGCGAGCGCCTTCGACACCTCGTCGTCACCGGCCCAGTCCGCGGCGTCCGTCAGCAGTTCCACGGCAAGTTCCAGCTGGGTGGGTTCGATGGCGTCCACGCCCTCGGCGATGTCGTCGTCCAGGCCGGTCAGCACGTAGGTGTTGTCGGGGTCGACGTCGATCTCCAGCTCGCCCGCCGTGGCGGCGGCCAGCACCTCGTCCCACGTGGACACCTCCGCGAGGTCGGTGTGGGCGAGCTTCCCGCCGTCCGCCAGCGCCCGGGCCAGCGCCCGCTCCGACGGGTACACCTCGATGGTGCCGTTCGACCCCAGGAACACCGGGTCGTCGTCGAGGTAGCACCGAAGCGTGTAGTAGTCGCGCGAGGGCAGCACGATCTTGATGGGGTCGATGCCGACCTCGGCCCAGAAGCCCAGCGGCTCGTCGTCGAAGTCGTCGTCCGTTACGTCGGTCTCGTCCTCGTCGTCGAAGTCGTCGCCGTCCACGGTGTCCAGGTCGTCGTCCTCGGCGTCCACCCCGGCCTCCGCCTCGGCCGACTCCTCGTGGAACGCCGCGAGCTCCTCGGTGGTCTCGTCGAGCGTCGCGGAGTCGACCTCGGGGATCGTGACGAGTTCATCGATGGCGTCGAGGACGATGTCCCACTTCTCGGAGACGGTCACGGACAGGTCGTTCCACAGGCGGGCGCCCTCGCGCCCCGTGAACGGCAACTGTCCTTGGTTGAGCAGGGAGAACGCCTCGCAGCTGTCGAGGACCTCGTGCACCTCGTCCAGGTCGCACACGTCGGCGAGCGAACGCACGATGTTGACGATCTCGGCGAGCTCGGCCAGCGTCCACGAGTCCGGGTCCTCGGCCACCAGCTCGGGGACGCCCACGAGGTCGTAGCAGTGGTCGTCGTCCGGGATGAGTTCCGGGACGTTGAGGGCGGGCACCGCTTCCCACGCGGGGTGGTCGATCAGGTCGTGCTGTTCGGCCGTACGCACGTACGCCGCGAGGTGGGCGGAGTCGGGGAAGGCGTAGAGATCCTCCTCGTCCCCGAGGAAGGCCTCCCACTCCTCACCGTCTTCCCGCCATCGTGGTGCCCACAGCGTTACCAGATCGCCTTGTGGCAGCCCGAGCTCGATCGGGATGATATCCTGTGCCATTCCGCCCTCCGGAAACCACCTGTGCACGAGCCGGATCACTGTGGCGCTCGGAACCGGACGTGTTAGGCGAAGCCTACGGGTTCCGACTCCGAGCCGCGATCACCCCTCACGGGACCGACAACACCAGTGACACGATCTAAGGCACGATGACTGACTTTCTCACAGACCGCCTGCCCGGCGACACCGATCCGGACGCGCTCTTCGACGCTTTTTCCACATGGGTGAGTGAGCGCGGTCTCGAGTTGTACCCGGCGCAGGAGGAAGCGCTCATCGAGCTCGTCTCCGGCGCCAACGTCATCCTGTCCACGCCGACGGGTTCGGGCAAGAGTCTCGTGGCGGTCGGCGCGCATTTCGCCGCGTTGGCCGAGGGCAGGCGCAGCTTCTACACCGCACCGATCAAGGCGTTGGTGTCGGAGAAGTTCTTCTCCCTCGTCGAGATCTTCGGGGCGGACAACGTCGGCATGCTGACCGGTGACTCCAGCGTCAACCCCGACGCCCCGATCATCTGCTGCACCGCGGAGATCCTGGCCAACCTCGCGTTGCGGCTCGGTCCGGAGGCCGATGTCGACGAGGTGGGGCAGGTGGTGGCCGACGAGTTCCACTTCTACTCGGAGCCCGACCGGGGGTGGGCGTGGCAGGTACCGCTGTTGGAGCTGCCCAAGGCCCAGTTCCTGCTCATGTCGGCCACGCTCGGTGACGTCTCGTTCTTCGAACGGGATCTCACGCGCCGGACCGGACGACACACGGCCGTGGTGACGTCGGCGCAGCGGCCGGTTCCGTTGACGTTCCGGTACGCCCTGACGCCCATGCACGAGACCGTGTCGGAACTGCTGCACTCCGGCCAGGCGCCCATCTACATCGTGCATTTCTCCCAGGCCGCCGCGGTGGAACGTGCGCAGGCGTTGATGAGCATCAACGTGTGCACGCGGGCGGAGAAGGACGCCATCGCCGAGGCCATCGGCGACTTCCGTTTCTCCGCGGGGTTCGGCAAGACGCTGTCGCGGCTGGTGCGGCACGGCATCGGCGTGCACCACGCGGGCATGTTGCCGAAGTACCGGCGTCTGGTCGAGCAGCTGGCGCAGTCCGGTCTGCTCAAGCTGATCTGCGGTACCGACACGCTCGGCGTCGGCATCAACGTGCCCATCCGCACCGTGGTGCTGTCGTCGTTGACGAAGTTCGACGGCACCCGACAGCGACACCTCAAGGCGCGGGAGTTCCACCAGATCGCCGGCCGCGCGGGCCGGGCCGGCTACGACACCGACGGCTACGTGGTCGTGCAGGCGCCCGATCACGTCATCGAGAACGCCAAGGCGCTGGAGAAGGCCGGGGACGACCCGAAGAAGAAACGCAAGATCGTGCGCAAGAAGGCGCCGGAGGGGTTCGTCAACTGGACCGAGAGCACCTTCGAACGTCTCGTCGCCGCCGAACCGGAGCCGCTGGTCTCCAGTTTCAAGGTGACGCACTCGATGCTGCTCAACGTCATCTCGCGACCCGGGGACGCCTTCGCGCACATGCGGCGTCTGTTGGAGGACAACCACGAGGACCGACCCTCCCAGCGCAAGCACATCCTCCGGGCCATCGCCATCTACCGCGCGCTCCGTGCCGCCGGTGTGGTCGAGGAGCTGGACGAGCCGGACGAGGAGGGCCGTCGTGTCCGGCTGACCATGGACCTCCAGCTCGACTTCGCGTTGAACCAACCTTTGTCGCCGTTCGCGTTGGCCGCGATAGAACTGCTCGACCCCGAGTCGCCGTCGTACGCGCTCGACGTGGTCTCCATCGTGGAGGCCACGGTGGAGGACCCGAAGCAGGTGCTGTCCCAACAGCAGTTCAAGGCGCGTAACGAGGCCCTCGCCGAGATGAAGGCGCAGGGCATCGACTACGAGCAGCGCATGGAACTGCTGGAGGACATCACCTACCCCAAGCCGCTGGAGGAGTTGCTGGAGGCGGCGTACTCCCGCTACCGGCAGGGGCATCCGTGGGTGGCGGACTACGAGTTGTCGCCGAAGTCCGTCGTCCGCGACATGTACGAGCGGGCGATGAACTTCGTCGAGTACATCAACTTCTACGGCCTCGCGCGGTCGGAGGGTGTGCTGCTGCGCTACCTCGCCGACGCCTACGACGCGCTGCGGCGGACCGTGCCCGACGAGGCCAAGACGGAACCGCTGCAGGACCTCATCGAATGGTTGGGGGAGCTGGTGCGGCAGGTGGACTCCAGCCTGTTGGACGAGTGGGAGGCGTTGCGCCACCCCGACGAGGTCGAGCTCGACGAGAGCGGCAGGCCGGAGTTGCCGGAGGGGCCGCCGCCGGTGACGTACAACGAACGTGCGTTCCGCGTCCTGGTGCGCAACGAGATGTTCCGTCGGGTGCAGCTCGCCGCGCGGGAGGACTACGAGACGCTCGGCCGGCTCGACGCCGATTCGGGGTGGGACGCCGAGGCGTGGGAGGACGCGCTCGCGGACTACTACGACACCTACGACGAGATCCTGACCGACGCCGACGCGCGTGGTCCCGGACTGTTGCTCATCGAGCAGGAGCGGGACGTCTGGCGGGTGCGACAGATCTTCCACGACCCCGAGGGCAACCACGACTGGGGCATCAGCGCGGAGGTGGACCTCGCCGCCTCCGACGAGGCCGGAACCCCCGTCATCCGCATCACGGACGTCAACGAACTCTGACGGCCGTGTCCGCAGCCTGTGCAGCCGTGTCCGCAGGTTACGTAGCCGTGTCCGCAGGCTACGTAGCTGTATCCGCACCCTGCGCAGACATCGTCATAGTCCCCGTACAGCGTCAGACGCCCATGGGATGCCACACCGTCTTCGGCTCCAGGTACGTGCGCAGCCGCCCGAGGCCGGGACGTCGCGTCCAGTCCGGTTCCTCGTCGGGCACGTCGAGCATGCGCTTGACGGTCCCCGCGGCTTCCCGTGCGAGTTCGACGCGGTCCGCCGAGTCCGCGCCGGTCGGGTCGATGGCGTTGACGTCCTCGTGGGAGGCGAGCCACGACCCCAGTTCCGAGGCCCGCCCGGTCAGCACGTTCACCGCGCCGCCGGGCATGTCCGACGTCGCGAGTACCTCGGACAGCGTGACCGCCGGCAGTGGACGCTCGGCGCTGCTCACCACCACGGCCGTGCACCCGGTGGCGAGCACCGGAGCGAGCACGCTCACCAGTCCCAACAGAGACGACCTCTGGGGGGCCAGCACACCCACCACACCGGTGGGTTCCGGAACGGTGAACGAGAAGTACGGTCCCGCCACCGGGTTCGCCGATCCGAGCACGGCCGCGAGCTTGTCGGTCCAGCCCGCATACCACACCCAGCGGTCCACCGCGGCATCCACGATGGACTCGGCTTTGCGGGTGGGCAGTCCCTCGCAGGCGGCCACCTCGGCGACGAACTGGTCGTGCCGACCCTCCATCACCTCCGCGACCCGGTACAGCACCTGGCCACGGTTGTACGCCGTCGCGCCCG
It encodes the following:
- a CDS encoding ABC transporter permease — its product is MSTTAVVESPDQTGGTGRARPPRRSMPGWLRGVLWAVVAISVLSTTAYLTGLDSLTSSNTSQTALRLALPILFAALGGLWAERAGVINIGLEGMMILGTWGAAWGAYYGGVWAGLLAAILFGALGGLLHAVATVTFGVNHIVSGVAINLLGLGVTKYLANIVFEPLSGNPRQSPPVPKFETYSATFLSDWLAELEQAQRVGISDAAGLLHGLVTQVSPLAMIALLLVPLSYLVLWRTRFGLRLRSCGENPVAAESLGVNVYVHKYLALLISGGLAGMGGASLVLLAGGADYLENQTNGRGYIGLAAMIFGNWRPGGLLGGAALFGYSDGLQLSAGGEAVLALCYGAVLLLAVIAVVQLVRRRWLAAALSAVAAGVLYYVYWANDELPRELIPYTPHFVTIIILAVAAQKLRPPKAIGKRYRRGEDD
- a CDS encoding cytidine deaminase, yielding MSAEVTADDWERLRSEAVAAARKAYAPYSGLQVGSAALTDDGRIVTGCNVENASYPVGLCAEATMSGQLRLSGGGRFVAVTCRSGEGEPLMPCGRCRQLLFEFGGPGCLVDTPRGVQPMSEVLPQAFGPEDLPS
- a CDS encoding thymidine phosphorylase, with translation MTGEPFAAVDVIRTKRDGAALSDEQIRWVVDAYTRGVVADEQMAALAMAILLRGMDRAEIACWTGAMIDSGERLSLRCSRPLVDKHSTGGVGDKITLPLAPLVATCGAAVPQLSGRGLGHTGGTLDKLEAIPGWRAELSADEISRQLEDVGAVVCATTPTLAPADRKLYALRDVTATVDSVPLIASSIMSKKIAEGVDRLVLDVKTGSGAFMKTREQARELATTLVEIGAAHGVATTAVLTAMDTPLGSAVGNAVEVAEAVDVLRGGGPADVVELTVALAREMLALAGLSDVDPARVLASGQAYETWCRMIRAQGGDPEAALPEPAHVHVVEASEAGTMTRLDAYGVGVVAWRLGAGRARKDDPVQPAAGVRCLVKPGQRVEVGQPLFELHTDTPEAVAAVLPTLRAAYDIDGHETAPAALQARGGVVLERVVSGASG
- a CDS encoding adenosine deaminase → MSTRTVPTLQELRDAPKVLLHDHLDGGLRPGTVVELAEETGYDGLPTTDVGELSRWFKTAADSGSLESYLETFAHTCGVMQTEEALSRVAAECVEDLADDGVVYAEVRYAPELFVERGLSLEAVVEAVQDGFDRGRKAAAERGRNIRVGQLLCAMRQHARAREVADLTVRYRDRGVVGFDIAGPEAGYPPTRNLDAFEFLRENNAHFTIHAGEAFGLASIWEAIQHCGAERLGHGVRIVDDITTSEDGEVSLGRLAAYVRDRRIPLEVCPSSNVQTGAAPSIAEHPIGLLAKLRFRVTVNTDNRLMSDCTVSSEFAALVDAFGFDWADVQWCTINAMKSAFISFDERLDIINNIIKPWYAERV
- a CDS encoding DEAD/DEAH box helicase; protein product: MTDFLTDRLPGDTDPDALFDAFSTWVSERGLELYPAQEEALIELVSGANVILSTPTGSGKSLVAVGAHFAALAEGRRSFYTAPIKALVSEKFFSLVEIFGADNVGMLTGDSSVNPDAPIICCTAEILANLALRLGPEADVDEVGQVVADEFHFYSEPDRGWAWQVPLLELPKAQFLLMSATLGDVSFFERDLTRRTGRHTAVVTSAQRPVPLTFRYALTPMHETVSELLHSGQAPIYIVHFSQAAAVERAQALMSINVCTRAEKDAIAEAIGDFRFSAGFGKTLSRLVRHGIGVHHAGMLPKYRRLVEQLAQSGLLKLICGTDTLGVGINVPIRTVVLSSLTKFDGTRQRHLKAREFHQIAGRAGRAGYDTDGYVVVQAPDHVIENAKALEKAGDDPKKKRKIVRKKAPEGFVNWTESTFERLVAAEPEPLVSSFKVTHSMLLNVISRPGDAFAHMRRLLEDNHEDRPSQRKHILRAIAIYRALRAAGVVEELDEPDEEGRRVRLTMDLQLDFALNQPLSPFALAAIELLDPESPSYALDVVSIVEATVEDPKQVLSQQQFKARNEALAEMKAQGIDYEQRMELLEDITYPKPLEELLEAAYSRYRQGHPWVADYELSPKSVVRDMYERAMNFVEYINFYGLARSEGVLLRYLADAYDALRRTVPDEAKTEPLQDLIEWLGELVRQVDSSLLDEWEALRHPDEVELDESGRPELPEGPPPVTYNERAFRVLVRNEMFRRVQLAAREDYETLGRLDADSGWDAEAWEDALADYYDTYDEILTDADARGPGLLLIEQERDVWRVRQIFHDPEGNHDWGISAEVDLAASDEAGTPVIRITDVNEL
- a CDS encoding aldehyde dehydrogenase family protein, translating into MSRVEVAKTYKLYIGGKFPRSESGRTYPVSDAKGKFLANVAHASRKDLRDAVVAARKAFAGWSGATAYNRGQVLYRVAEVMEGRHDQFVAEVAACEGLPTRKAESIVDAAVDRWVWYAGWTDKLAAVLGSANPVAGPYFSFTVPEPTGVVGVLAPQRSSLLGLVSVLAPVLATGCTAVVVSSAERPLPAVTLSEVLATSDMPGGAVNVLTGRASELGSWLASHEDVNAIDPTGADSADRVELAREAAGTVKRMLDVPDEEPDWTRRPGLGRLRTYLEPKTVWHPMGV